One part of the Methanobacterium petrolearium genome encodes these proteins:
- a CDS encoding V-type ATP synthase subunit I — MFKPARMKKLRIITLDKYANSAVGSLHEAGLVQIEDISERIQQDAEWRQILKPSSASPFTGKISSLLMKTSGTVDFLKSMARKEKGILPLVKGFINPPPLEKVEVEALDAQKLIKKAEKILEEVESETKPNEEKLNQLDSRKTELENALKVAGNLINFNVDLGLLEDSDHVSFIAGKLSTESYDELKGILKDLTDEIIVFDQDSELKGFKTLIIITVKKYSDEVLSELRKLEFERFEFSGLSGKPDETIQKSESELESISSEKELVLNDLADVSAKWLDELIALKEQLEIEKQRNEIFSSFGETENTLMFEGWVPEKKVKEALVTIETSTEGHSIVDVSDPDVEKDNVPVHLDNPRFAKPYELFVNMYSPPDYREVDPTILMAIVFPFFYGFCLTDAGYGIINALMGVVVYKGLGKNNKLMANMGLILIACGAWAFIMGMITNGFIGDLFPRWILGGAALPTTIPQIDAFKHPEIILYLALIVGVIHINLGLLIGAYNNIVRGDVREALGAQIVWFILEIGLILLAAFYLMTGSLMTAGIVGGIPIIIGLVMLIYFNGAFGIMDLTGFLGNLLSYARLLALALSTGGIAMTVNILTGIVGSMIPYIGIILAPIVFIGGHIANLSFQSLGAFINALRLHYVEFFAQFYIGGSQKFKAFRAKRKHTDIGGK, encoded by the coding sequence ATGTTCAAGCCGGCAAGGATGAAAAAGCTCAGGATAATTACCCTGGACAAGTACGCTAATTCTGCAGTGGGTTCACTCCACGAAGCAGGACTTGTCCAAATTGAAGATATATCCGAGCGTATACAACAGGACGCAGAATGGAGACAGATCCTTAAACCCTCCAGCGCCTCTCCTTTTACCGGTAAAATCTCATCCCTTTTGATGAAAACCTCAGGTACAGTTGATTTTTTAAAATCAATGGCCCGTAAAGAGAAGGGAATTTTACCCCTGGTGAAGGGTTTTATAAACCCCCCACCCCTTGAAAAAGTAGAAGTGGAAGCTCTGGACGCTCAGAAACTTATTAAAAAGGCTGAAAAGATTCTGGAAGAAGTTGAATCTGAAACAAAACCCAATGAAGAAAAATTGAATCAACTGGACTCTAGGAAAACTGAACTTGAAAATGCCCTTAAAGTTGCTGGAAATCTTATTAATTTTAATGTTGACCTCGGTCTTCTGGAAGACTCTGATCATGTCTCTTTTATTGCTGGAAAACTGTCCACAGAATCCTATGATGAATTAAAAGGGATTTTAAAGGACTTGACTGATGAAATTATTGTTTTTGATCAGGATAGTGAATTGAAGGGATTCAAAACACTGATCATAATAACTGTGAAAAAGTACAGTGATGAAGTTTTAAGTGAGTTGCGCAAGCTGGAATTTGAAAGGTTCGAATTTTCTGGCCTGTCAGGAAAGCCTGATGAAACAATTCAGAAATCAGAATCAGAACTGGAATCCATCTCCAGTGAAAAAGAGCTTGTACTAAATGATCTGGCAGATGTTTCTGCAAAATGGTTAGATGAACTTATTGCTCTTAAAGAACAGTTAGAAATAGAAAAACAGCGCAATGAAATATTTTCTTCTTTTGGAGAAACTGAGAATACCCTAATGTTTGAAGGATGGGTGCCTGAGAAAAAGGTTAAAGAAGCTCTGGTAACCATTGAAACTTCAACTGAGGGCCATTCAATTGTCGATGTCTCAGATCCTGATGTGGAAAAAGACAACGTGCCAGTACATCTGGATAACCCCAGATTTGCCAAACCCTATGAACTGTTTGTGAACATGTATTCTCCCCCAGATTACCGGGAGGTTGATCCCACCATACTCATGGCCATTGTATTCCCATTTTTCTATGGTTTCTGTCTTACAGATGCTGGTTATGGGATAATAAATGCCTTAATGGGTGTTGTTGTTTATAAAGGATTAGGAAAGAACAATAAACTCATGGCTAACATGGGTCTGATTCTAATTGCCTGTGGTGCCTGGGCATTCATAATGGGAATGATAACTAATGGTTTCATTGGGGATTTATTCCCTCGATGGATTCTGGGTGGTGCTGCTCTTCCAACAACCATACCACAAATTGACGCCTTCAAACATCCTGAAATCATCCTGTATCTTGCTTTAATTGTAGGTGTGATCCACATTAACCTGGGTCTTTTAATCGGAGCCTACAACAACATTGTAAGGGGAGATGTCAGGGAAGCTTTAGGAGCTCAAATAGTATGGTTCATCCTGGAAATAGGCCTAATACTCCTGGCAGCATTCTATTTAATGACTGGATCATTAATGACTGCAGGAATAGTTGGAGGAATACCCATAATTATCGGCCTGGTCATGCTCATTTACTTTAACGGAGCATTTGGTATCATGGACCTTACCGGGTTCTTGGGAAATCTTTTATCATACGCCAGGTTATTAGCATTGGCCCTGTCCACGGGTGGAATTGCCATGACAGTTAACATATTAACTGGTATCGTAGGTAGTATGATTCCTTATATAGGAATTATACTGGCACCAATAGTATTCATAGGAGGACACATAGCCAATCTTTCATTCCAAAGTTTAGGTGCATTCATAAATGCACTGCGTTTACATTACGTTGAGTTTTTTGCTCAGTTTTACATAGGTGGAAGTCAAAAATTCAAAGCTTTCCGAGCTAAAAGAAAGCATACTGATATAGGAGGTAAATAA
- a CDS encoding V-type proton ATPase subunit E, protein MSAGTEKIVSSIMSDAQIKADSILTEAEKENETILSEGKSVADTEKEKILENADKQAKMRYQQIISEAKMNSRRMELEAREEVIEEAFQKAEEKLKELASSDASQYKESLEKVIVESGVEIGGGDLVILVKESDTTKITSSISSLEKSISDKTGNTTKLEMGENITTIGGAIVKTKNGEIEVNNTIEARMLRFKKSLRSEVAGILFK, encoded by the coding sequence ATGAGTGCCGGGACAGAAAAAATAGTCTCAAGTATAATGTCTGATGCCCAGATCAAAGCAGATTCCATATTAACAGAAGCTGAAAAGGAAAACGAAACCATTCTCTCAGAAGGAAAATCAGTTGCAGACACTGAAAAGGAAAAAATCTTAGAAAACGCTGACAAACAGGCAAAAATGAGATATCAACAGATTATCTCAGAAGCTAAGATGAATTCCAGGAGAATGGAACTTGAGGCTAGAGAAGAAGTAATAGAAGAAGCCTTCCAAAAAGCTGAAGAAAAACTTAAAGAACTGGCTTCTTCCGATGCATCCCAATACAAAGAGTCTCTTGAAAAGGTGATTGTAGAGTCCGGTGTGGAAATAGGTGGAGGTGACCTGGTTATACTCGTCAAAGAAAGCGATACAACCAAAATCACCAGTTCCATTTCTTCCCTTGAAAAAAGCATCAGTGACAAAACCGGAAACACAACCAAACTGGAGATGGGAGAAAACATCACCACCATTGGTGGTGCCATTGTCAAGACTAAAAATGGTGAAATTGAAGTCAACAACACCATTGAAGCACGGATGCTGAGATTTAAAAAATCTTTAAGATCGGAAGTTGCAGGGATTCTGTTTAAATAA
- a CDS encoding V-type ATP synthase subunit F gives MSSKIAVMADPDTVTGFMLGGIKDGFPVSNMEEAGETLKKLAKEYSIIITTEKIGDNFRETIDKISSESALPMIIEIPDKKGSIDRESDPIRDLIKRVIGVEMVE, from the coding sequence ATGAGTTCAAAAATAGCAGTTATGGCAGATCCGGACACTGTGACCGGTTTCATGCTAGGAGGCATAAAGGATGGATTTCCTGTCAGTAACATGGAAGAAGCAGGAGAAACCCTCAAAAAACTGGCCAAAGAATACTCCATTATAATAACCACCGAAAAAATAGGAGACAATTTCAGAGAAACCATAGATAAGATCAGCAGTGAAAGTGCACTGCCCATGATAATAGAAATTCCAGATAAAAAAGGCTCAATAGATCGGGAATCAGACCCAATCCGAGACCTTATAAAACGAGTAATCGGGGTAGAGATGGTAGAATGA
- a CDS encoding fumarate hydratase → MTTKIVELVKNAVIEASTTFREDQFDAYQQAVQREEEDNARWVLELLVENAELAMNKKVPLCDDTGIPHVLIESGPNTQLPSNIFKQIEEGVAIGLKELPGRPMAVLGNDAERLEQSKGLDNDPGKVTPPSFMVDKMDDEGIKIHVLMLGGGPEIRSHTYRVFHKRDHENLFKEALTWMRSEIPKLGCTPCIPAIGIGRTHFEASTLMLKAMAYGDLNHQSGMEKKITDSMNQTHIGALGLGGSVTALGSMVKVGPQRASGVRIVCMRPCCCVEPRKSSIYLSPKILE, encoded by the coding sequence ATGACTACAAAAATCGTTGAACTGGTTAAAAACGCAGTTATAGAGGCCAGTACAACCTTCAGAGAAGATCAATTTGATGCTTACCAACAAGCAGTTCAGAGGGAAGAAGAGGATAATGCCCGCTGGGTCTTGGAATTACTTGTGGAAAATGCAGAACTAGCCATGAATAAGAAAGTCCCACTCTGTGATGATACTGGAATTCCCCATGTTTTAATTGAATCAGGACCCAATACACAGCTTCCCTCAAATATATTTAAACAGATAGAAGAGGGAGTGGCTATTGGACTTAAAGAACTTCCGGGAAGGCCTATGGCAGTCTTAGGAAACGATGCTGAAAGGCTAGAACAGAGTAAAGGACTTGACAATGACCCCGGAAAAGTAACACCTCCCTCGTTCATGGTTGATAAAATGGATGATGAAGGAATTAAAATCCATGTACTCATGTTAGGTGGTGGTCCAGAGATAAGGAGCCATACATATCGTGTTTTTCACAAGCGGGATCATGAAAACCTTTTTAAGGAAGCATTAACATGGATGAGATCAGAGATTCCTAAGTTAGGATGCACACCATGTATCCCAGCCATAGGGATCGGTAGAACCCACTTTGAAGCCTCAACCTTGATGTTAAAAGCAATGGCATATGGAGATCTCAATCATCAATCTGGGATGGAAAAGAAGATAACTGATTCGATGAATCAAACCCATATAGGTGCCCTTGGTCTGGGAGGTTCAGTAACCGCCTTAGGATCCATGGTTAAAGTGGGACCTCAAAGGGCCAGTGGGGTGCGCATAGTTTGCATGAGGCCATGTTGCTGTGTTGAACCAAGAAAATCCTCTATTTATTTATCACCAAAAATACTGGAGTGA
- a CDS encoding ATP synthase subunit A: protein MTAEGKIIKIAGPVITADGMRGTQMYEMVKVGDDKLIGEIIELEGDTATIQVYEETAGMKPGEVVESTGGPLSVELGPGIIGSIFDGIQRPLETIKLEVGDYIERGVDVPALPKDKKWTFKPLATAGSEVKGGDILGEVQETSAVVQKIMVPPRVSGTLKSIVSEGQYTVTDDIAEVETPNGAVKVQMMQKWPVRVGRPYNDKLDPDIPLVTGQRAQDTFFPVAKGGTAAIPGPFGSGKTVTQQQLAKWADADIIVYVGCGERGNEMTEVLKEFPELEDPKTGKPLMDRTVLIANTSNMPVAAREACVYTGITIAEYFRDQGYDVALMADSTSRWAEAMREISGRLEEMPGEEGYPAYLASRLAQFYERAGRVNTVGTESKVASVSVVGAVSPPGGDLSEPVTQNTLRICKVFWALDASLADKRHFPSIDWLQSYSLYVDSVETWWEKNVGAEWRATRDEAMALLQKESELQEIVQLVGPDALPDRERITLESTRMIREDFLQQNAYHEVDTYCSPTKQFQLLRTIILFQEQATAALERGAAAADLTDLPVKEEIGRMKFIPEDEFDAQIKEIQDKIVKQTSEV from the coding sequence ATGACTGCCGAAGGAAAGATAATAAAAATAGCGGGCCCTGTTATAACCGCCGATGGTATGAGAGGGACCCAGATGTACGAGATGGTGAAAGTAGGTGATGACAAGCTCATTGGCGAAATCATCGAGCTGGAAGGCGACACTGCCACCATCCAGGTTTACGAAGAAACAGCTGGTATGAAACCAGGAGAAGTGGTTGAAAGTACAGGAGGACCATTATCCGTGGAACTGGGACCAGGAATCATCGGATCCATATTTGACGGGATTCAAAGACCACTGGAAACCATTAAACTGGAAGTGGGAGACTACATTGAAAGGGGTGTGGATGTACCCGCACTACCCAAAGACAAAAAATGGACCTTCAAACCTCTGGCAACAGCTGGTAGTGAAGTTAAAGGTGGGGACATTCTGGGCGAAGTGCAGGAAACCTCTGCAGTAGTCCAAAAAATTATGGTCCCTCCCAGGGTCAGCGGTACCCTCAAAAGTATCGTTAGCGAAGGCCAATACACTGTGACCGATGATATTGCAGAAGTAGAAACCCCTAACGGTGCGGTTAAAGTGCAGATGATGCAAAAATGGCCTGTTAGGGTTGGTCGACCATACAATGATAAATTAGACCCAGATATACCATTAGTAACCGGTCAAAGGGCACAAGATACCTTTTTCCCTGTTGCTAAAGGTGGAACCGCAGCCATACCAGGACCATTCGGATCAGGTAAAACCGTTACCCAGCAACAGCTGGCTAAATGGGCTGATGCAGATATCATTGTCTACGTAGGATGTGGTGAAAGGGGTAACGAGATGACTGAGGTTCTAAAAGAATTCCCAGAACTGGAAGACCCTAAAACCGGTAAACCATTAATGGACCGAACCGTCCTTATCGCTAACACTTCAAACATGCCTGTGGCAGCTAGGGAAGCCTGTGTGTACACCGGTATAACCATAGCAGAATACTTCCGTGATCAGGGCTACGACGTGGCTCTAATGGCAGACTCCACCTCAAGGTGGGCAGAAGCCATGAGGGAGATCTCCGGACGACTGGAAGAAATGCCTGGTGAAGAAGGATACCCAGCATATCTGGCATCAAGACTGGCACAGTTCTATGAACGAGCCGGCCGGGTGAACACCGTGGGAACTGAAAGTAAAGTTGCGTCAGTAAGTGTGGTAGGTGCAGTATCACCACCTGGTGGTGACCTATCTGAACCAGTTACACAGAACACCCTGCGTATATGTAAAGTGTTCTGGGCACTGGATGCATCACTTGCAGATAAACGTCACTTCCCATCCATAGACTGGCTGCAGAGTTACTCATTATATGTGGACAGTGTGGAAACATGGTGGGAGAAAAATGTGGGTGCCGAGTGGAGGGCAACCAGGGATGAAGCCATGGCCCTATTACAGAAAGAATCTGAACTTCAGGAAATCGTGCAACTGGTAGGACCAGACGCATTACCAGACAGGGAAAGGATCACCCTGGAAAGTACCCGTATGATAAGGGAAGACTTCCTGCAGCAGAACGCATACCACGAAGTAGACACCTACTGTTCCCCAACTAAACAGTTCCAGTTACTGAGAACTATTATTCTATTCCAGGAACAAGCTACAGCTGCCCTGGAACGTGGCGCAGCAGCAGCAGATCTAACTGATTTACCAGTTAAGGAAGAAATCGGTAGGATGAAGTTCATCCCTGAAGATGAATTTGACGCCCAAATCAAAGAAATCCAGGATAAAATAGTTAAACAGACAAGTGAGGTGTGA
- a CDS encoding V-type ATP synthase subunit K (produces ATP from ADP in the presence of a proton gradient across the membrane; the K subunit is a nonenzymatic component which binds the dimeric form by interacting with the G and E subunits) produces the protein MVEVALGTALAAIGAGVAIGFAGLGSGIGQGIAAAGSVGAVAEDEEMFARGIIFTALPETQAIYGFLIAILLMVFTVMAGKALPPALGLVAIGAGAAIGFAGLGSGMGQGIAASSSVGSVVEDPDMFARGIIFTALPETQAIYGFLIAILLMVFAGIMGG, from the coding sequence ATGGTAGAAGTCGCTTTAGGAACAGCGTTAGCAGCAATAGGTGCCGGTGTTGCCATCGGATTTGCTGGATTAGGATCAGGTATAGGACAAGGAATAGCAGCAGCTGGAAGTGTGGGTGCTGTGGCAGAAGATGAAGAAATGTTCGCCAGAGGTATTATCTTCACTGCACTGCCTGAAACCCAGGCTATCTACGGTTTCCTGATTGCTATACTCTTGATGGTTTTCACAGTGATGGCAGGAAAAGCACTGCCCCCAGCATTAGGTCTGGTAGCAATTGGTGCAGGAGCCGCTATAGGATTTGCAGGTTTAGGATCCGGTATGGGTCAAGGTATCGCCGCATCATCATCTGTGGGATCAGTAGTTGAAGACCCAGATATGTTTGCCCGAGGTATCATATTCACTGCACTGCCTGAAACCCAGGCTATCTACGGTTTCCTGATTGCAATACTTTTGATGGTCTTCGCCGGAATCATGGGAGGATAA
- a CDS encoding citryl-CoA lyase: MVIGRETVENLLKLTKPRWRTSITKVEPNRIITRGYPQEDLIGNISFPEMVYLLLKGELPSENQAKMLEAVLVSFCDHGVTPPSTQVARIMASTGAPMNSCVSGGLSSFGKHHAGALKDSMHLLQELIEEGIDSSGPPSSRDDLKDLALRATEMYLEKDEKIPGFGHRFHDKDPRPVKLIKTAKKNGCFGIHTELAVEIENLLLEMKGIRMNIDGANAGILSDIGFDWKFGTGIFMMGRVPALVSHIYEEKSVETPFRKFAEVEDIHYTGLDSKNIDSDEQ; encoded by the coding sequence ATGGTAATTGGAAGAGAAACTGTTGAAAACTTATTAAAACTCACCAAACCTCGTTGGAGGACATCTATTACCAAAGTGGAACCAAACCGGATAATCACCCGAGGATATCCTCAGGAAGACTTGATTGGGAATATTTCCTTTCCTGAAATGGTTTATTTATTATTGAAAGGTGAACTCCCCTCTGAAAACCAGGCAAAAATGTTAGAAGCAGTCCTAGTATCTTTCTGTGATCATGGTGTGACTCCTCCCAGCACCCAGGTAGCCAGAATTATGGCATCAACCGGAGCCCCCATGAACTCCTGTGTTTCTGGAGGACTTTCATCATTTGGAAAACATCATGCTGGAGCTTTAAAGGATTCAATGCACCTTTTACAGGAATTAATCGAAGAGGGGATTGATTCTAGTGGCCCTCCTTCTTCGCGTGATGATCTAAAAGACCTGGCACTCCGGGCAACAGAAATGTACCTGGAAAAAGATGAAAAAATACCTGGTTTTGGGCATCGTTTCCATGATAAAGACCCCAGACCAGTTAAATTAATAAAAACTGCAAAAAAAAATGGGTGTTTTGGAATTCACACCGAATTAGCCGTTGAAATTGAGAATTTGCTACTGGAGATGAAAGGTATTCGTATGAATATTGATGGTGCTAACGCCGGGATACTTTCAGACATTGGATTTGACTGGAAATTCGGAACAGGAATATTCATGATGGGAAGGGTACCCGCACTTGTTTCCCACATATATGAAGAAAAATCTGTTGAAACTCCTTTTAGAAAGTTTGCTGAAGTTGAAGATATTCATTACACTGGTTTAGACTCCAAAAATATCGATTCTGACGAACAGTAA
- a CDS encoding V-type ATP synthase subunit H — translation MTTISEAITTIKKAESDADKLIEDTKAKHSEMIQEAKSKSDETIKKAKEEANSEAEKITFEAESNAQKEAYQINNQTKEKVEITKNKATGMVDEAAEVIVKSIL, via the coding sequence ATGACAACGATATCGGAAGCGATAACAACGATAAAAAAGGCTGAAAGTGATGCCGATAAACTAATAGAGGACACCAAAGCCAAACATTCTGAAATGATTCAAGAAGCCAAATCTAAATCAGATGAAACCATAAAAAAGGCGAAAGAAGAGGCCAATAGTGAAGCTGAAAAGATCACATTTGAAGCCGAATCCAATGCCCAAAAGGAAGCGTATCAAATTAACAATCAAACCAAAGAAAAAGTAGAAATAACTAAAAATAAAGCTACCGGTATGGTTGATGAGGCTGCTGAAGTCATTGTAAAAAGCATATTATAG
- a CDS encoding V-type ATP synthase subunit C, with amino-acid sequence MVEDIATLVTSLGFPSVESFLGLVILVLLIIGAVVVIVTIRPVQNIFPYTYPNARVRGRAGKIFTEKQFSEIIEAGNLDEVKNYLRGFPDYAKYIDQYPLEKALDTQLAENYDLIARITPANSRDAFKFLLKKWDIQNIKSIVIAKKVGLNAEETLELVVPFGELTDKLDALIDANDINEVLSALEGTEYTSIIEDAIPIYEETGMLLPLEASLDKYLLENLLKTVTTPEDDNTALLKSYIGSMVDAANLKIILRAKVDGLKFEDIDPYMISDGYQIREWKLKDLMEAEDVAGVVSGLEGTEYAPVLAEAMTKYTETGSIGAFEIALDNHVSETAKRISLKNQFGIGPMIGFLSKKEKEIKNLKIIVRGKREEGFTPAMIKEMLV; translated from the coding sequence ATGGTAGAAGACATTGCTACACTAGTAACTTCACTGGGATTTCCCTCTGTTGAATCTTTTTTAGGTTTAGTTATCCTTGTACTGCTGATAATCGGAGCAGTTGTAGTTATAGTAACAATCAGACCTGTTCAGAACATATTTCCCTACACCTATCCCAATGCACGTGTAAGGGGACGGGCAGGTAAAATATTCACCGAAAAACAGTTTTCAGAAATTATTGAAGCAGGGAACCTTGATGAAGTGAAAAATTATCTGCGAGGATTCCCAGATTATGCGAAATACATTGATCAGTACCCTCTGGAAAAGGCCCTAGATACCCAACTTGCTGAAAACTACGATTTAATAGCCAGGATAACCCCTGCAAACAGTAGAGATGCATTCAAGTTTCTGCTTAAAAAATGGGATATCCAAAACATAAAAAGCATAGTTATCGCCAAAAAAGTAGGTTTAAATGCTGAAGAAACCCTGGAATTAGTGGTTCCCTTTGGTGAACTGACTGACAAACTGGATGCCCTGATAGATGCCAATGATATCAACGAAGTGTTAAGTGCCCTGGAAGGAACAGAATACACCTCCATAATAGAAGATGCCATCCCCATCTATGAAGAAACAGGGATGTTATTACCACTGGAAGCTTCCCTGGACAAATACCTTCTGGAAAATCTACTCAAAACAGTTACCACCCCTGAAGATGACAACACTGCCTTACTCAAAAGCTACATAGGAAGTATGGTTGATGCAGCTAACCTTAAAATCATTCTAAGGGCCAAAGTGGATGGATTGAAATTTGAAGATATCGATCCATACATGATCAGTGACGGCTACCAGATCAGAGAATGGAAATTAAAAGACCTAATGGAGGCAGAAGATGTTGCTGGAGTGGTTAGTGGTTTAGAAGGAACAGAATACGCTCCAGTTTTAGCAGAAGCCATGACAAAATACACAGAAACTGGTTCTATAGGAGCATTTGAAATTGCTCTGGATAACCATGTGTCTGAAACTGCTAAAAGAATATCATTGAAGAATCAGTTCGGAATAGGACCCATGATCGGTTTTTTAAGCAAAAAAGAAAAAGAAATCAAGAATCTAAAAATCATTGTCCGTGGGAAAAGAGAGGAAGGATTTACCCCTGCTATGATTAAGGAGATGTTAGTATGA
- a CDS encoding ATP synthase subunit B, with translation MNANIKTREYTTVREVAGPLMIVEGVEGVAYNEIVDIETPNGEMRRGQVLEVKDDVAVVQVFEGTRDLNTATTKVRFTGETAKIGVSLDMLGRIFGGTGNPIDGGPEIIPEEELDINGSPMNPSAREFPAEFIQTGISTIDGMNTLVRGQKLPIFSGSGLPHNELAAQIARQAKVLAEESEFAVIFAAMGITHEEANYFMRDFERTGALERVTVFMNLADDPAIERIITPRMALTTAEYFAFEHDMHVLVILTDMTNYAEALREISAARDEVPGRRGYPGYMYTDLSSLYERAGRINGKEGSITQVPILVMPQDDITHPIPDLTGYITEGQIVLSRDLHRKGIYPPVDVLPSLSRLMSGGIGEGQTREDHSGVSDQLYSAYAEGRDLRDLMAVVGEEALTERDRKFLTFADDFEGKFITQSRDEDRSIQETLDLGWELMSILPEAELKRVRAEHIPKYHPDHK, from the coding sequence ATGAACGCTAATATCAAAACCAGAGAATATACCACAGTCAGAGAAGTGGCTGGTCCCCTCATGATTGTTGAAGGCGTTGAAGGCGTTGCCTACAATGAAATAGTGGACATAGAAACACCAAACGGTGAAATGAGAAGAGGACAAGTCCTGGAAGTTAAAGATGACGTTGCTGTGGTTCAGGTTTTCGAAGGAACCAGAGACCTCAACACTGCCACCACCAAGGTACGATTCACAGGAGAAACCGCCAAAATCGGAGTTTCACTGGACATGCTCGGACGAATATTCGGTGGTACCGGAAATCCCATAGATGGCGGACCTGAAATCATTCCAGAAGAAGAATTGGACATTAACGGAAGTCCAATGAACCCATCTGCCAGGGAATTCCCTGCAGAATTTATTCAAACTGGTATTTCAACCATAGATGGAATGAACACCCTGGTACGTGGACAGAAATTACCAATCTTTTCTGGATCTGGTCTACCACACAATGAACTTGCCGCCCAGATCGCAAGACAGGCCAAGGTGTTGGCTGAAGAATCCGAATTCGCAGTTATATTCGCAGCCATGGGTATCACCCACGAAGAAGCAAACTATTTCATGCGCGACTTTGAGAGAACCGGTGCCCTGGAACGTGTGACTGTGTTCATGAACCTGGCTGACGACCCTGCCATTGAAAGGATCATCACCCCCCGTATGGCCCTAACCACTGCCGAATACTTTGCCTTCGAACATGACATGCACGTGCTGGTTATATTAACTGATATGACCAACTACGCAGAAGCTTTAAGGGAAATTTCCGCAGCACGTGACGAGGTACCCGGAAGACGAGGATATCCTGGTTACATGTACACTGACCTTTCCAGTCTGTACGAAAGGGCAGGCCGTATCAATGGTAAAGAAGGTTCCATCACTCAGGTACCGATCTTAGTGATGCCCCAAGATGACATCACCCACCCCATACCTGACCTTACTGGATATATTACCGAAGGACAGATAGTTTTAAGCAGGGACCTGCACCGTAAAGGTATTTACCCACCAGTAGATGTACTACCATCACTATCACGACTGATGAGTGGTGGAATTGGTGAAGGACAGACCCGTGAAGACCACAGTGGTGTGTCTGACCAACTTTACTCTGCATATGCTGAAGGACGTGACCTTCGTGATCTGATGGCTGTGGTTGGTGAAGAAGCCCTTACCGAGCGCGACCGTAAATTCTTAACCTTTGCTGATGACTTTGAAGGCAAATTCATCACCCAGAGCAGGGACGAAGACCGATCCATCCAGGAAACCCTGGACCTTGGCTGGGAGTTAATGAGCATACTGCCTGAAGCAGAGCTTAAGAGGGTCCGTGCTGAGCATATACCCAAGTATCACCCTGACCATAAATAA